GGCTCTTCCCCACACAGGGGCAGCTCCAGGGTTTCTACCTGGGAGGGCTATAGGGGCAGCAGTGGCTGGAGGTAGGGGGTCAGGAGGATATCGTCAAGCTGTAAGTTCATAGGCACTTATTTGTGCTTAAAGCGTGTGTTTGTTAGGGGCAGCTGAGGGCAAGGGCTGGAACTGTGGGGGCACATTCCCCCATTCCCAGCCAGTCCCCAGGGCAGTCACTTCTGTGGACTCTCCTCTGACCTatgtccccctcctcccctccacagCAAGTGCAGTCGTGGAGCCCTGTACACGGGCTTTTCCGTCTTGGTGGCTCTGCTCCTGGCTGGCCAGGCCACCACTGCCTACTTCCTGTACCAGCAGCAGGGCCGGCTGGACAAGCTGACGGTCACCTCCCAGAACCTGCAGCTGGAGAACCTGCGCATGAAGCTTCCCAAGCGTGCGTGCCCTGCCTCTGTCCTGACAagccccctgcccctcacctCAGAGAACCCTCATTCCCGCCCCAGCTGGGCCCCCTGTCCTCGCCCTCTGGTCTGGAATTCCAGCCCCTCATCTGGGTCTGAGCTCTCGGTCCCCGTGTCTGAGTACCCTCTTCCCTGGGCACTGGGGCCATACTCATGCTGTGCCTTCTGCCCCTACAGCTGCCAAGCCTATGAGCCAGATGCGGATGGCCACTCCCATGCTGATGCGGGCGCTGCCCATGGCAGGCCCAGAGGTAAGGCCAACCCCAGGGCAGGAGAGGGAAGCTTACTCCGCCTGGAGAGGGCAAGTGCCAAGGGACAGGGGAGGACACCTGGCTCAGGAACAGCACAGCTGGAGAGGGGGACCTGGCTGTTGGGGGGAGGAACAGGAATTCCAGGGgtgaaagaggaggaaagagcctCTTGGGGCCCTCTCTGGGAGGAAGGCCCAGCCCTCCACAATTATAAAGTGCTTCTCATTTCCCAGAGCGTCTCACAGTCCCTCCTATTTTCAGAGCCCTTGATATATAGATGATGTTTCTGTTCACAAAACTATCTCCTGTCCACAAAGCCTTGGGCAGGAAAGCCTTTGCAGAGTAAAAGAACAGGATATTGAGGCAGGAAGGTAACAACCTGCTCAAGCTCTCACAGTGGGACATTGTAGCGATGGACTTGTTGAACATCTGGGAATCCAGACTCTCACCCAGACCCCAGCTGCTGGCTCTGctctgggccccacccccaggggcCAGTCCTGGGAactcctccctctttccttccttccacagcCCATGAAGAACGCCACCAAGTACGGCAACATGACACAGGACCACGTGATGCACCTGCTCCTGGTGAGTGGAACCCGGCTAGGCagccctcacctcccaccccatccccatagGCCCCTGGCTGGGGCTGTGTTTCAAAACCTGCACTGGGCCCGGCTCACAGCGGACGTTCAACGTGGGCTCCGCAGATTAGTGAAGCAACACAAATGTGGCCCTTAATGTTCTATGAAGTTCAGCCCCACTGCTCCCCACTTTTTTGTGTTTGAGGTggagaaactaaggcccagagtctggaagtgacttgctcaagatgCTTTATTCCTTCCCAAATTTTTACTGAGTAGCAGCACCAGGCACTGTGCAAGGCTCTGGAGCCACAGTGGGGAGCAATCAGATCAGTCCTAGTCCATGGAGATCTCAGGCTAGCATGGAGACAGATGGGTGACCAGGTGATGAGGGATGTGCAGGGGCCTTTGAGAGAAAAAGTGGCCAAGGATCTGACTTAGCTGGGGCAGGAGTGCTGGGATGAAGTCGAGGGTTTCCTCTGAAGGAGGTGA
The DNA window shown above is from Bos indicus x Bos taurus breed Angus x Brahman F1 hybrid chromosome 7, Bos_hybrid_MaternalHap_v2.0, whole genome shotgun sequence and carries:
- the CD74 gene encoding HLA class II histocompatibility antigen gamma chain isoform X2; the encoded protein is MEDQRDLISNHEQLPMLGQRPGAQESKCSRGALYTGFSVLVALLLAGQATTAYFLYQQQGRLDKLTVTSQNLQLENLRMKLPKPAKPMSQMRMATPMLMRALPMAGPEPMKNATKYGNMTQDHVMHLLLKADPLKVYPQLKGSLPENLKHLKDSMDGLDWKLFESWLHQWLLFEMSKNSLEEKPFEGPPKDPMEMEYPSSGLGV